The Hypanus sabinus isolate sHypSab1 chromosome 5, sHypSab1.hap1, whole genome shotgun sequence genome has a segment encoding these proteins:
- the LOC132393752 gene encoding uncharacterized protein LOC132393752, whose translation MSARSGIKSMAPSDKGSRTTSRKSTQARAKAEAAKVRLHYAKQEAVLKMKLATREAEIQKEKAAREAERAARKAEAAKALLRYARQEAVLKMKLATKEAEIQKEKAAREEAAREAEEAARQREEAAREAETQLEMAKISRELHVLQLEGEREAARVEAKYIEQAEGSRDLTEVRSTLERTRLERTSDYVQYQIDRQARLPSPYVFDNFPSYEEPQRVTIASHPYEEGNLPSRLRDEVKNERTDNAPSPPQQDGGEGEVHSRTTIVSSNCTEVCGQTQSSRSCSEICLTEVYPKEAQQGVNKREASDESLGQSVFALTKYDNKLAQSAQDTISLKPKDTKVFRDEANNGVAPLPIREPRQRSPDNKEQAVKRFTSLRKTWKRKPEIQQRTRLAHEVLCTLMAEVTAIINAQSFLPVSSDPENPFILSPSTLLTQKAGAPPPPGDFSDKDLYTKQWRQVQALANQFWPRWRQKYLPLLQQRQKWTEPRRNLQVGDLVLLRDKQVARNSWPTARITATFPIEDGHVRKIELKTTDQGDVKIYQRPVTEVILLLPND comes from the coding sequence atgtcagctcgatccgggatcaagtcgatggcgcccagcgacaagggcagtagaacgacatcaagaaagtccacacaggcaagagccaaggcagaagccgccaaggtgcgactgcattacgccaaacaagaagcagttttgaaaatgaaactggccaccagagaagccgaaatccagaaagaaaaggctgccagagaagccgaaagggccgccagaaaggcagaagccgccaaggcgctactgcgttacgccagacaagaagcagttttgaaaatgaaactggccaccaaagaagccgaaatccagaaagaaaaggctgccagagaagaggctgccagagaagccgaagaggctgccagacaaagagaagaggccgccagagaagccgaaacccagttggaaatggcaaaaatatcgagagagttgcatgtgctgcagctagaaggagaaagagaagctgccagggtggaagcaaagtacatagaacaagctgaagggtcgcgtgatctgaccgaagtaagatctactttagaaaggaccagactggaacgcacaagcgactatgtacaatatcaaatagacaggcaggctcgtctcccctctccatacgtattcgataacttccccagctacgaggaacctcagagagtcacgattgcatcacatccatacgaggaaggaaatttaccctcacggctccgtgatgaagtcaagaatgaaagaaccgacaacgctccttcacccccacaacaggacggcggggagggagaggttcactccaggacaacaattgtcagctcgaactgtacagaagtttgcggtcaaactcagtcaagccgttcttgttccgagatctgcctcactgaggtgtaccctaaagaagcacaacaaggcgttaacaagcgcgaggcaagcgacgagtcgctgggccagtcagtcttcgctctaacgaagtatgacaacaaacttgcacaatcagctcaagataccatttctttaaaacccaaagacaccaaggtcttcagagatgaagcaaataatggggttgccccattgccaatcagagaaccacgccagcgctcaccagataacaaagagcaggcagtcaaacggttcacgtccttacggaaaacctggaaaaggaaacctgagatacagcaacgcacccgattggcccacgaggtactgtgcaccctaatggcagaagtcacagccattataaacgcacaatcattcctacctgtgtcttctgacccagaaaacccctttatactttcgccatcaacgctccttacgcagaaggcaggagcacctcctccaccaggagacttctcagacaaggatttgtacacaaagcaatggagacaagtccaggctctggcaaatcagttctggccccgctggagacaaaaatatctacctttgttgcaacagagacaaaagtggacagaaccccgtaggaatcttcaagttggagacttagtcctgctcagggacaagcaagtcgctcgcaacagctggccaacggccagaatcactgctacattccctatcgaggatggacatgtcaggaagatcgaattgaagactaccgaccaaggcgatgtgaaaatttaccaaaggccagttacagaagttattctacttctacccaatgactga